Proteins encoded by one window of Vidua chalybeata isolate OUT-0048 chromosome 10, bVidCha1 merged haplotype, whole genome shotgun sequence:
- the UTS2B gene encoding urotensin-2B, with protein sequence MLLGSGNVEKMWSAQLCLGVLTILTMALCVPSTHGDPFLLQENRVLPEREDTNHENTLLTLLLNKKFAWRRPESIDWELAKKFEELEELEKLKDQLSAEDGSEVAYALESLSASQPKKRACFWKYCI encoded by the exons ATGCTTTTGGGCTCTGGGAACGTGGAGAAGATGTGGTCTGCCCAGCTGTGTCTGGGAGTGCTGACCATCCTGACCATGGCTCTGTGTGTCCCATCAACGCATGGAGACCCTTTTTTACTCCAAG AGAACCGAGTGCTTCCAGAGAGAGAAGACACAAATCATGAGAACACATTGCTGACTCTGCTTCTTAATAAGAAATTCGCATGGCGGAGGCCAGAAAGTATTG ACTGGGAGCTGGCAAAGAAATTTGAAGAGCTTGAAGAG CTGGAGAAGTTGAAGGATCAGCTCTCAGCTGAGGATGGGTCAGAGGTGGCCTATGCCTTGGAAAGcctctcagcatcccagcccaAAAAACGCG CCTGCTTTTGGAAATACTGCATCTGA